The genomic stretch GCGCCGCCCAGAATGGCTTCCAGCAGATCCAGGTTGGCCGGCTCGTCATCCACCAGCAGCAGCGTCGGCGTCTGCGCGTTCACAGCCCCTCCCGCGCGGCAAGAAATCGTTCCACGGTTTCCAGAAACTCGTCCACGTCGATGGGCTTGCTGAGGTAGGCGTCCGCCCCGAGCGCGCGCAGCCGTTCGGCCGTGGCGCGGGTGGCGTCGGCGCTGATGACCACGATGGGGATGCCCGCCGTCCGCCCGTCGGAGCGCAGGCGGCGCAGCACTTCCTCCCCCGGGATGTCGGGAAGATGCAGGTCCAGGAGGATCAGGTCCGGCCGGTGCTCGCGCGCCAGCTCCACGCCGATCTGCCCCTGCAGGGCGGGAAGTGTGCGCCATCCCGGGCGGCTGAGCAGGATGGTCTCCACCAGGCTGAGGTTGGCGAGGTTGTCTTCCACGTACAGCAGCGTCGCCGTCCCATGGCCGGCCGGGACGGCACGCGATCCACCCGCCTCGGCGCCATCCAGCGCGTCCAGTGGATCGGAGGCGCCGCCCAGCTCCACGCGGAACACGCTCCCCTCGTCGGACGACCGCTCCAGCGTGAGCGCGCCGCCCATCGCCTCTGTCAGCCGCTGGCTGAGGGCGAGGCCGAGCCCCGTTCCCTCCACGCCGGTGGATTCCGCGCCCAGGCGCGCGAACGGGGTAAAGAGCTGCTCCGCGTTCTCCGCCGGAATGCCGCGCCCCTCGTCCTCCACGCGGATCACGAGGTGCCCGTCCGCGGACGGCTCGCACCACAGGCGCACGCGGCCGCCGGGGCGGTTGTACTTGATGGCGTTGGACAGAAGGTTCAGCAGCACCTGCGCGAGCCGCTGCCGGTCCGCGCGCACAAAGGCGTCCCGCGGCGCGGGGCCGTGTTCCAGCACCACGCCCCACTGGGCCGCCATCGGGCGGACGAGGCCGAGCGCTTCTTCCACCAGCGGCGTGACGCGCACCGGCTCCAGCGACAGGTTGTGCCGGCCGGCCTCGATGCGGGCGATCTCCAGCACCTCGTTGATGAGGTTCAGCAGGTGCCGCCCCGCCTTGAGGATGTGCTGCACCGACTTCTGGTCGTTGGATGGCAGCTCCGCCCGGCCAAGGAGCTGCGCGAAGCCCAGGATGCTGTTCATGGGCGTGCGCAGTTCGTGGCTCATCCGCGAAAGGAACTCGCTCTTGGCCCGGTTGGCCCGCTCCGCCGCTTCCGTCGCGGCGCGCAGCGCTTCTTCTGTCCGCCGGCGTTCGGTGACGTCGCGGGAGATGACGACGATCCCCTCATCCGCCGAATCCGGCAGCAGGGTGCGTCCCACGCTTTCCAGTACGCGCCACGCCCCGTCCGCATGGCGGAAGCGGATCTGCACGGTGTGGCTGGTCCCCGGTTCGCCCGCCATGCGCCGCAGCGACTCGCGCGCGGCCTCCACGTCGTCCGGGTGCATGAATCCGAACGGCGTCACGCCCAGCATGTCCGCCGGGGTGAATCCCAGAAGGCGCAGGACGGACGGGCTCTGGTACAGGTACGTGCCCTCCGCGCTCAGCACGGTAATGAGGTCCGACGCGTTTTCCGTCAGCGCGCGGAAGTGCTCCTCGCTCTTGCGCAGCGCCTCGGCCGCCTCGTGGCGCTCGGTGACGTCGCGCACGTTGGCGACGATGGAGGGAATGCCGGCGCCGCCCGTCTCCAGCACGCGTCCGAACGCTTCCATGTAGCGCCACCGGCCGCGCTTGTCGCGGAAGCGGTACTCCGCGTTTCCCGTCAGTCCCGGCTCGGCGAGGACGCGCGCGAGTTCGCCCGCGACGATGGGCTGATCTTCCGGGTGCATGTACTCGAACGCGCTGCGGTCCGTCAGCTCCGCCGGGCTCCATCCCAGGATGCGTTCGATGGGCGGGCTCAGGTACGTCATCCGCCCGGTGGCGTCCAGGATGAGTACGATGTCCTGCGCGTTCTCGATCAGCGCGCGGAAGTGCTCCTCGTTGCGGCGCAGCGCCTCTTCCGCCCGCGTGCGGTCGGTGACGTCGCGCGCGTTGGCCACCATCCGGTAGTCGCCATCGGGCGTGACGACGATGCGCGCCGTCGTTTCCAGCACCATCCACCCGCCGTCGCGCCGCCGGTGGCGGTAGCGCATGGTCTGCGGCTGCGACGGATCCAGCAGAAGCTCCTGCATCCGCTCGTGCACGGCGTGGACGTCGTCGGGATGGACGAAGTCGGCGGCCGTGGTTCCCTCCAGCTCGTCCGGCGTCCAGCTGAGCACCACCTCCGCCGCGGGGCTGGCGTACAGGACGGCGCCGGTGACCGCGTCGTTGATGGTCGCCACGTCGGACGAGTTCTCGATGAGCGTGCGGAAGTGCTCCTCGCTCTCCTTGAGCGCGCGCTGCACGGCACGGCTTTCGGTGACGTCGCGCGAGTTGGCGACGACGCCCTCCGCCGCCGTGTGCTCCGACATCGTCCGCCCGACGGACTCCAGGTAGTGCAGCGTGCCGTCCTTGGCGCGGTACCGGTACTCTACGGTGACGGCCTGCCCCGGCGTGGCGACGATCCGGGACAGCGCCTCGCGGACGACGGGGAGGTCGTCGGGATGGATGTTGTCGGCGATGCTGCGGCCGACGCGCTCCTCGCTGGTCCAGCCCAGGAGGCGCGTCATGGCGTCGTTCTCGTAGCGGACGCTGCCGTCCGCCTCCAGCAGGGTGATGATGTCGTACGTGTTGGCCACCATCCGCCGGAAGCGCTCTTCGCTTTCCTGCAGCGCGCGCTGGGCGGTCTTGGCGTCGGTAACGTCGCGGATGACGGTGATGAACGTGCCGTCCGGCACGGGAACGACGCGCGCCTCGTAGTCGCCCATCCCCGCGGGCGTGGGCAGCTGGTACTCGAACGAGGCGAGCTGATTGGTGCGCACCGCCCTCTCCAAAGCCGCCATGGTGGCGTCCGCCACGGGAGGAAGCACGTCCTGGATGCGCTTCCACATGAAGACCTCGGGCGGGACGGCGAGCTTGTTGTGGCTCCCCGCGCGGTAGTCGAGGATCGTTCCGTCCGGGCCCAGGCGGAAAAAGAGGTCCGGGAGCGCGCGGAAGATGCCTTCCACCTCGTGCGTCCGCTCCAGCAGCGCCTCCTTGGCCGCCTCGTGCTCGGCTACCTCTTCCTCCAGCGCCTCGTTGGCGGCGGCCAGCTCGCCCGTCCGCTCGGCGACGCGCAGCTCCAACTGCTCGTTGGCGCGGCGAAGCTCCGCCTCGTAGCGCAGGCGGTCGCTGATGTCGCGGCCGTTGGCCAGCAGGCGGTCTACGCCGTTGATGGTGACGCGCCGCAGCTGCATGTCGGCCCAGTTGGCCTTGCCGTCCTTGCGGCGCCCCTTCCACTCGAACCGCTGCGGCTCGCCAGCGACGGCGCGGCGGATGTACTCGCGGGCGTGCTCGATGGTGTACGGCGCCTCGTCCCACGAGATGCCCTCCACTCCGAGCGCCAGCGTTTCCTCCTCCGTGTAGCCGTACAGGTCGCACGCGGCCTGGTTGACCTCCAGGAACGCGCCCGTTTCCAGGTCGTGCACCCACATCGCCTCGGACGAGATCTGGAAGAGGGTGCGGTAGCTGAGCTCCGACTGCCGCATCGCTTCTTCCGCCGCCTTGCGCTCGCGGATGTCGCGGACGAGCGCCAGCAGCCGCTCCTCGCCGCGGATGCTGACGCGCTGCAGGCCCACCTCCACCCACATCTCCTCGCCCGTTTCCGGGTGCGGCGTCATCCACTCAAAGCGCTGCGGCTCTCCCGTGGCCGCCTTCTGCAGATACTCCGCGGCGCGCTCCTCCGTGAACGGCGGCGGGCCGCTGGCGATGACGCCGAGGCCGCTGGCGCGCAGTTCATCCAGCGACACGCCGCCCAGTTCGCAGGCGCGGGCGTTGGCATCCAGCACCGCGCCCGTGGCCAGGTCGTGGACAAAGATCGCGTCGTTGCTGCTTTCAAAGATCGCCCGATAGCTCTCTTCGCTGGTGCGCAGCGCCTGCTCCGCGCGCTTCCGCTCACCGATGTCCCGGACGACGGCCATCACCCGGTCCTGGCCGTTGAGCACGACGCGCTGCAGGCTGACCTCGCCCCACACTTCGCCGCCGGTGTGCCGGTGGATGCTCATCCACTCGAACCGCTGCGCTTCTCCCGCCATGGCGCGCGCAGTCTGCTCCATCGCCAGCTCCGGCGTGAAAGGCGCGGGGCCGTTCCAGAGGATGGCGGCCGGATCGCGCCGCAGCTCGTCGCGGGAGGCGGCAACCAGTTCACAGGCGCGGTCGTTGGCATCCACCATCGCGCCCGTGACGGGATCGGTGATGAAGATGGCGTCGTTGCTGGTCTGAAAGATCGTCCGATAGCTCTCCTCCGACGCGCGCAGCGCCGCCTCGGCCTCCGCCTGCTCGGCGGCGCGGTCGGCCGTTCCGTCCTCTTCCCGGCTTCCCACGCCCGCGGCCGGTTCCGCCCCGTCCTCGCCGCGGGCACCAGGTCGCGCATCCGCATCCATTCCGGCGGATGCGTGGTAGGCGGCGCCCGCGCGGTCCGCGAGCGTGGCGGAAAATGCGCCCTCCGCGTCCGTCCATGGGCGGTCCGCGCCGCGCTCCAGGCGAATGAAGCCGGCCAGCGCGCCGCCGCTCCACACGCCCGCGTCCAGCGCGATTACGTCCGCGCCGCCCTCCGCGGAGAGCCGCGCCAGGTGGTCCGTCGCCCACCGCCGCTCCGCGAGCGACGAGGTGCCCGGCCACGCGCCGCGCGACTCGGCGCCTTTATCCCACGTGGCGGAATCGGTGTGGAATCGTTCGGCGCAGCGGAGCGTCTGGCCGTCGTCCGCGCACAGCCAGAGCGAGGCGGACCGCGCATCGGTCGCCATCGCGGCAACGCGCAGCAGGCAGCGGATTTCCGCGGCGAACGAGGACGCGGGAACGCGGCGGGCGAGCTCCAGGAGCGCGGCGTCGAGCAGCGTCTGGGAGATGACCGGAATGGGACTGCTGGTGGACTGCATGGCCGAGTACGGAGGAGGTCCAGCGGGGCAGGGCGGGGCGGACGCGCGATGGCCGCGTCCGGGAGGGAAAAGTAGGCGCGCGGGGGCGGATGTACAAGTCTTGGTGAGAGATAAGGGAAGTGTGTGAGTGCGTGAGTGCGGGGTGCGAGAACAAGTGCGTGAGTGCTGGGTGCGTGAGTGCGTGAGTGCGACGTCGAAGACGACCGACAACCGATCGCCCTCACGCTTGCGTCGGGCGCTGCCGTTTTCGCACTCACGCACCCCGCACCCAGCACTTACGCACTTTCCCTAGTGCGATCTACCCACGCGGGCCGCGGTCGAGAGTTGCAGCTTTGTCACCGTCCGGCACGGGCCGGGCTTTCCATCCGACGACATCACTCTCGAGGCTTTCGCCCATGCGCTCTCTGCTCCGCACCCTGATCCTTTCCGCCGCCGCCCTGTCGATCGCCGCGCCGGCGGACGCGCAGCTCGGCGGTCTGGCCCGCCGCGCCGCCGCCCGCGCCGCGGGGAACGCCGCCGGCCAGGCGGTCGGCCTGCCGTCGTCCAACGGGGCGCGCGCGCCCGAGTTCAACGACGAAACGCTGGAAATCACGCCGCAGGTGGTGACGCGCTTCATCGCCGCGCTGGATGCGGAAGCCTCGCAGCGGCAGCGGCTTGCGGGTGAGCGCGCCGCCGCCGGCTCCCTGCGCGCCGAGGTGGAGCGCTACGAGCGGTGCACCTCGCGCGCGGACGAGAACCGCCAGCAGTCCGAGGCCGCCGCCGCGTCCGAGAACCTGGGGCTCGCCGTCCGCATCTCGCAGGCGCTGCTGCGCGGCGACACGACCACGTACCGCCGCCTGACGGACTCCATGGTGGTGGCGCAGGGCGCCGCGGCGGACTACACGGCGGCGTGCGGACAGCGCCCCAATGCGGCGTATCAGGCCATCAGCCGGCTGGACAACGCCGGCGACCTGGTGGCCGGCGCCGCGGCGGACGCGGGACAGTTCACCATCCGCCAGTTTGCCGTGCTGCGTGAGCGGATCGCGCCGTGGGTGCTTTCGCACGGGCGGCAGGGCGGGTTCACGGCGGAGGAGCGCCGCGCGCTGGAGGGCGCCACGGGGCTGGCGGGCCGTGAAGAACAGCTTCGCTCGTAGCCTGCGCGCCGCGGCCGCCTCCCTGGCGCTGGCCGCGGCGCTTCCCGCCGGGCTCGCCGCGCAGGCGGGACTCGCCGTCCGCACGGCGGATGGGTGGCGGCCGTTCTGGCGCGCGGAGGCCGCCCCGGCGCGGTGGACGGGCGGGGCGCCCGCCCTCGCCTCCGCCGCGCGCTGGCGGACCATTCGCCCCGGCGTGGAGACGGCGGAGCTCCGCGTGGCGGGAAGTGGTGAGGCGTGGCGGGTGCGCGTGGTGCTGGTGCGCATCGACCCGCGCGTGCACCGGCTGGGACTGCGCGAGGCGCGCGCGCCGGACGGAATGGCGGGCGCGTGGACGGTGGACAGCGCGGGTGCGGGAGTAGCCGTCGCCTTCAACGCCGGCCAGTTCACCGGCGGCACGCCGTGGGGATGGACGGTGGTGGATGGGCGCGAGGTGCGGGCGCCCGGCCGCGGCCCGCTCTCGATGGCGCTGGTGACGGACCGTGCCGGCAGCGTGCGCTTCGTGCCGCCGGACAGCATCGCGGCGGTGCGGCGGGCGGGCGGCGTGGTGAACGCCATCCAGTCGTATCCCGCGCTGCTGGCGGGAGATGGACAGGTGCCGGCGGCGCTCCGCCCTGGCGCACGCGAGATCGACCTGGCGCACCGCGATGGCCGGCTGGCCATCGGCGAACTGCGGGACGGGCGCATTCTGGTGGCGCTCACGCGGTTCGACGGGCTGGGCGGCGCGGCATCCACGGCACCGCTGGGGTTCACGGTGCCGGAGATGGCGGGGCTGATGGGCGGCCTGGGCTGCCGCCGCGCCATGCTGCTGGACGGCGGCATCTCCGGCCAGCTCCTCGTTCGGCCGCTGCGCGGATCGGTGGTGCGGCACACGGCATGGCGGCGCGTTCCGCTCGGCATCGTCGTGGAGCCGCGGTGAGACAGCGTTCATGAGGAAGTGTTGATGTGGCGGTTGATGATGTGGGATTGGGGTGATTCTCTGGGATGTGGGGATTGTGGATGGGGCGAAGAAGGGCGGCTTCGGGGGAAGCCGTCCTTTTTCGTGTCTGGAGGTGACGGGTTGGCGCGGACGGTGTGGCCCCTCACCCCGCGTGCTGCGCACGACGACCCTCTCCCACGAACGGATGTGGGAGAGGGAGCACACCCCAGTGTGGAGTGGAGGATAGATCGGCGAGCGGGGAGGGTTCTCGCCCGGCGGTTGAAACCGCGCCTCGAAGCACACGAAGTCCGCCTTCGCGGACTGCGCCCTTGGGATGCCGGCACTCCCGAACGCAGTTGAAGCCCCGATCGTGGACGCGTCAGCGGCCACGAGTCGGGGCTTACCGCTTTCAGAGCGGCGGATTCATTCGCTCAAGGGAGTCGGAGCAGGAGCGATCCTATGCGTTCGGCACCGAATCCGCCGCCGCCAACAACCCTCCCCCAGTCTTTTTTGGGGGAGGGTGGGCCGGTGGTGCCGGCCCGGGTGGGGGCCGCCCTGAACCTCGCCCGCCGTGAGACGATTCCTTCACTTCCGGTCTGTTCCTCCACCGACACATTGGCCGCTTCGTGCGCCTTCCTTTGCTCCTTTTCCTCCCGCCCGGGTACATTTCCCGCGCACCCGCACCGGGTACTCGCCGTTTCCCGAACCGTTTCTCCATTCATGCGCAACGCTGACGTGAACCGATCTTCCGGCGCCCCGATCCGCGGAATCCATCATGGCTGACCGCAAGCAGGCCCCCGCGCCGGAAACCACCACCCGCGTGACGGCGGACTGGAGCGGGCTCGACATCTCCGGCCAGACGCACGAAAAGGTGATGTTCGTGGACCTGGACATGACCGAGGTGGAGAACAGCGGCGCCGTGTTCTCGGACTGCACCTTTCGCAACGTCAAGTTCAACGTCTCCGCGCACGACGGGGCCGCGTTCGTCAACTGCACCTTTGCCGGGTGCAAGTTCTACGATGCCCGCTTCAGCGACTGCAAGTTCGTGGGAAGCCGCTTCAACCGCTGCAACTTCGACGCGATGAAGGTCATCGGCGGCAACTGGTCGCTCGTAGGGATGGCGGGCGCCGATCTGCGCGCCGCGTCGTTCCAGGGCGTCCGCATGCGCGAGGCGGACCTCACCAACGCACGCTGCCAGGGATCGTCACTGCGCGACGTGGACTTGTCGGGCGCGTGGCTCCACGGCGCGGACTTCGTGGAGTGCGATCTGCGCGGCAGCGATCTGAGCGCGTTCACCCCGGACCGCGAGCAGCTGCGCGGCGCCATCATCACCATCGACCAGACGATCACCCTCGCCCAGGCGCTGGGGCTGGACGTGCGCGCGGACTGAATCGCCCGCGCGGTGGCGGATGGCGTCTGGTTCGCTTGACCCATGCGCCCTGGTCGTCCTCGCCCGATCTTTTCCGGAAAGATCCTGTTGATTATCCCCGCGCCATGCACACCGGAGACGCCATGCTCGCGACCGATTCCATCTCGCTTGCCGGCGTCGCCCGCCCGCCCGCGACCAGCGCCGCTGACAGCGACGCCGCGATCGGGCTGATCCGCGCGCTGTACGACGCATTCGGGCGGGGCGACATTCTGGACGTGTTCAGCACCCTTACGCAGGACGTCGTCATCGAGCAGACGACCGAGCTTCCGTGGGGCGGCACGTGGCGGGGAATGGATGACGCGCGCGAGTTCTTTCTGCGGCTCATGCAGCGCGTGGATTCGCGCGTGGAGGTGCAGGAGGTGTTCGCGGCGGGGAGTCGCGTGATTGTCATCGGGCGGACGCGCGGGATGGCGAGGCGCACCGGGACGGCGTTCGACGTGCGCGTGGTGCACGTGTTTGAGCTTCGCGGCGGCAAGGTGAGCCGGTTTGAGACGTACGTGGATACGCCCGCCATGCAGGCCGTGCTCTGACCGTAATCCGCAACCGCGTGATGGCGGTTGATGGGAACGGCGCGCTTCGCTATCTTCTCCGCAGTGCGGGTCGGTAGCTCAGCCGGTAGAGCACTCGGCTTTTAACCGAATGGTCGTGGGTTCGAGCCCCACCCGACCCACTGTCCCCGGGCCGCGCCCACGCGCGGCCCGGGGATTTTTTCGTCCGGGACCAGCGGTTTCGGCTTCAGGCGCGGTTCGGGGATGGCCAAGCCGTGGCGGGCGCGATCATCGAGCAGGCCCGCGGGATCGCTCGGGACGGATCTGTTTCAGCGGGAGAGAACCGCCCGGTAGGCGGATCAGGTCGAATCAGTCCACCAGTTCCAGTTCAGCTTCGATCTCCACGGGGACGCGAAAGGGGAGCTGCGCCATGCCGACCGCACTGCGTGCGTGGTTGCCGCGCTCCGGGCCGAACACGTCGCGGATCAGCTCCGAAAAGCCGTTCACGACTGTCGGGATGTCCTCGAAACCCGGCGCCACGTTCACCATCCCGAACACCCGCAGCCACACGAGCCGGTCCAGGTCGCCCACCGCGCGCTTCAGGCTGCTGATGGTCGCCAGCGCCACGAGACGCGCCGCGCCGACCGCCTGATCGACGGAAACCTCGGCGCCCACCTTGCCCAGCGGCTCGGCGAGCGAGCCATCCGGCATCTGCGGCAGATGGCCGGAAACGAACACGCGGCTCCCCTGCACGCGCACCCACGAGAACGGATACGGCCGGCCGGACGGCGCGGTGAACGGCTCCGGCAGAACCAGGCCCAGCGCCTCCAGCCTGGCTTCGGTCTGCGACTTCATCGATGACGTTCCTGTTGATCGGTGGATGCGGGAAGCCGCGGCGCGGGCCCATCGGTGCGATGCGCTCCCGGCGCGCAAAAGGCGCAAGTTCGTGGCCATATTCCATTCGCCCGGCCCCGGATCCGCGACCCCGCCGCTCGACGCCGCGACGGCCTGCAATGCGGAAAGACGGGCGCGCCGCTTCGGTCAATCCGCACCCCGGAACGGGGCCGCTGGATGCGTGCGCGCGGATCGCGACAGAACGCGCCGGCGGTGGCCAGAGCGCGCGAAACGGCCGGTGGTGTATCCTTTGAACGCCTTTCCGCGGGCCGCTTGTCGGGTTCCGCCGCCCCCGTTACGTTCCTGTGCGACCATCACTTCCGCCGCTTCGCGCCACCCGGCGGCCATGGTCAATTCCGCGCGTTTCCCCGCCTTGGATGTCCGCAGACGTTTCGCTCGCCGAAGGGATCTCCCGCGATTTTCTGCTGCACCACCGGCTCTGCCCCCGCGAGGTTTCGCCGGAGGGCGTGCTGGTGGTCGCCGCCGCCGACAACGCGCTGACCGACGCCGCCGACGACCTGGCCTGGGCGTACGGCCGCGAGGTGCGGCTGGAGCGCGCGTCGGCCGCGGAGGTGGAGCAGATGATCGAGCGGCTGGCCACCCGCTCGGACCGGCTCATCGAGCTGGCGCAGGTGAATCCCGACGGCGACGACCTGGCCGCCGACGTGCGCGACCTGGCCAACCAGCCGCCCGTCATCCGCTACGTCAACCTGCTCGTTCGTGACGCATACGACGCGGGCGCCAGCGACATCCACCTGGAAGCGGAGCGCAGCGGCCTTACCGCGCGCTTTCGCCTGGACGGCGTGCTGGCGCCCGCGCCCGAGGCGCCGGCGGAACTGCACCACGCCATCGTCAGCCGCATCAAGCTGCTGGCGGAGCTGGACATCAGCGAGCGCCGCCGCCCGCAGGACGGCCGCATTCGCGTGCGCCTGGAAAGCCGCGAACTGGACCTGCGCGTATCCACCGTCCCCACCATGTTCGGCGAAAGCGTGGTCCTGCGCCTGCTGGACCGCGGCGGGCGCCCGGTGGCGCTGGGCGAACTGGGGATGCCCGCCAATGTCCGCATCGGGATGGAAGCGCTCGCCCGCAAGCCGCACGGGATGATCCTGGTGACCGGGCCCACCGGCTCGGGCAAGACCACCACGCTGTACGCCGCGCTGGGCCTGCGCGACACGCGGGGGGAAAAGGTCATCACCGTGGAAGATCCGGTGGAATACCAGCTTCCCGGCGTGGCGCAGGTCCCCGTGCACCGGCAGGCCGGAGTGACGTTCGGCGCGGCGCTGCGATCCATTCTGCGCCAGGACCCGGACGTCATCATGGTGGGCGAGATGCGCGATCCGGAAACGGCGGAGATCGCCGTACAGGCCGCGATGACCGGCCACCTGGTGTTCTCGACCCTGCACACCAACGACGCGGTGAGCGCGCTGGCCCGGCTGCTGGACCTGGGGATTCCCGACTACCTGGTCGCCGCCACGCTGGACGGCATCCTGGCCCAGCGCCTCGTCCGCCGCGTGTGCGACCGGTGCCTGGAAACGTACGATCCGCCGCGCG from Longimicrobium terrae encodes the following:
- a CDS encoding PAS domain S-box protein gives rise to the protein MQSTSSPIPVISQTLLDAALLELARRVPASSFAAEIRCLLRVAAMATDARSASLWLCADDGQTLRCAERFHTDSATWDKGAESRGAWPGTSSLAERRWATDHLARLSAEGGADVIALDAGVWSGGALAGFIRLERGADRPWTDAEGAFSATLADRAGAAYHASAGMDADARPGARGEDGAEPAAGVGSREEDGTADRAAEQAEAEAALRASEESYRTIFQTSNDAIFITDPVTGAMVDANDRACELVAASRDELRRDPAAILWNGPAPFTPELAMEQTARAMAGEAQRFEWMSIHRHTGGEVWGEVSLQRVVLNGQDRVMAVVRDIGERKRAEQALRTSEESYRAIFESSNDAIFVHDLATGAVLDANARACELGGVSLDELRASGLGVIASGPPPFTEERAAEYLQKAATGEPQRFEWMTPHPETGEEMWVEVGLQRVSIRGEERLLALVRDIRERKAAEEAMRQSELSYRTLFQISSEAMWVHDLETGAFLEVNQAACDLYGYTEEETLALGVEGISWDEAPYTIEHAREYIRRAVAGEPQRFEWKGRRKDGKANWADMQLRRVTINGVDRLLANGRDISDRLRYEAELRRANEQLELRVAERTGELAAANEALEEEVAEHEAAKEALLERTHEVEGIFRALPDLFFRLGPDGTILDYRAGSHNKLAVPPEVFMWKRIQDVLPPVADATMAALERAVRTNQLASFEYQLPTPAGMGDYEARVVPVPDGTFITVIRDVTDAKTAQRALQESEERFRRMVANTYDIITLLEADGSVRYENDAMTRLLGWTSEERVGRSIADNIHPDDLPVVREALSRIVATPGQAVTVEYRYRAKDGTLHYLESVGRTMSEHTAAEGVVANSRDVTESRAVQRALKESEEHFRTLIENSSDVATINDAVTGAVLYASPAAEVVLSWTPDELEGTTAADFVHPDDVHAVHERMQELLLDPSQPQTMRYRHRRRDGGWMVLETTARIVVTPDGDYRMVANARDVTDRTRAEEALRRNEEHFRALIENAQDIVLILDATGRMTYLSPPIERILGWSPAELTDRSAFEYMHPEDQPIVAGELARVLAEPGLTGNAEYRFRDKRGRWRYMEAFGRVLETGGAGIPSIVANVRDVTERHEAAEALRKSEEHFRALTENASDLITVLSAEGTYLYQSPSVLRLLGFTPADMLGVTPFGFMHPDDVEAARESLRRMAGEPGTSHTVQIRFRHADGAWRVLESVGRTLLPDSADEGIVVISRDVTERRRTEEALRAATEAAERANRAKSEFLSRMSHELRTPMNSILGFAQLLGRAELPSNDQKSVQHILKAGRHLLNLINEVLEIARIEAGRHNLSLEPVRVTPLVEEALGLVRPMAAQWGVVLEHGPAPRDAFVRADRQRLAQVLLNLLSNAIKYNRPGGRVRLWCEPSADGHLVIRVEDEGRGIPAENAEQLFTPFARLGAESTGVEGTGLGLALSQRLTEAMGGALTLERSSDEGSVFRVELGGASDPLDALDGAEAGGSRAVPAGHGTATLLYVEDNLANLSLVETILLSRPGWRTLPALQGQIGVELAREHRPDLILLDLHLPDIPGEEVLRRLRSDGRTAGIPIVVISADATRATAERLRALGADAYLSKPIDVDEFLETVERFLAAREGL
- a CDS encoding phosphodiester glycosidase family protein, which encodes MKNSFARSLRAAAASLALAAALPAGLAAQAGLAVRTADGWRPFWRAEAAPARWTGGAPALASAARWRTIRPGVETAELRVAGSGEAWRVRVVLVRIDPRVHRLGLREARAPDGMAGAWTVDSAGAGVAVAFNAGQFTGGTPWGWTVVDGREVRAPGRGPLSMALVTDRAGSVRFVPPDSIAAVRRAGGVVNAIQSYPALLAGDGQVPAALRPGAREIDLAHRDGRLAIGELRDGRILVALTRFDGLGGAASTAPLGFTVPEMAGLMGGLGCRRAMLLDGGISGQLLVRPLRGSVVRHTAWRRVPLGIVVEPR
- a CDS encoding pentapeptide repeat-containing protein; protein product: MADRKQAPAPETTTRVTADWSGLDISGQTHEKVMFVDLDMTEVENSGAVFSDCTFRNVKFNVSAHDGAAFVNCTFAGCKFYDARFSDCKFVGSRFNRCNFDAMKVIGGNWSLVGMAGADLRAASFQGVRMREADLTNARCQGSSLRDVDLSGAWLHGADFVECDLRGSDLSAFTPDREQLRGAIITIDQTITLAQALGLDVRAD
- a CDS encoding nuclear transport factor 2 family protein, with protein sequence MLATDSISLAGVARPPATSAADSDAAIGLIRALYDAFGRGDILDVFSTLTQDVVIEQTTELPWGGTWRGMDDAREFFLRLMQRVDSRVEVQEVFAAGSRVIVIGRTRGMARRTGTAFDVRVVHVFELRGGKVSRFETYVDTPAMQAVL
- a CDS encoding RidA family protein, whose translation is MKSQTEARLEALGLVLPEPFTAPSGRPYPFSWVRVQGSRVFVSGHLPQMPDGSLAEPLGKVGAEVSVDQAVGAARLVALATISSLKRAVGDLDRLVWLRVFGMVNVAPGFEDIPTVVNGFSELIRDVFGPERGNHARSAVGMAQLPFRVPVEIEAELELVD
- a CDS encoding ATPase, T2SS/T4P/T4SS family, which translates into the protein MRPSLPPLRATRRPWSIPRVSPPWMSADVSLAEGISRDFLLHHRLCPREVSPEGVLVVAAADNALTDAADDLAWAYGREVRLERASAAEVEQMIERLATRSDRLIELAQVNPDGDDLAADVRDLANQPPVIRYVNLLVRDAYDAGASDIHLEAERSGLTARFRLDGVLAPAPEAPAELHHAIVSRIKLLAELDISERRRPQDGRIRVRLESRELDLRVSTVPTMFGESVVLRLLDRGGRPVALGELGMPANVRIGMEALARKPHGMILVTGPTGSGKTTTLYAALGLRDTRGEKVITVEDPVEYQLPGVAQVPVHRQAGVTFGAALRSILRQDPDVIMVGEMRDPETAEIAVQAAMTGHLVFSTLHTNDAVSALARLLDLGIPDYLVAATLDGILAQRLVRRVCDRCLETYDPPRDAVRRLAGDDDTLPAAFVRGTGCPACRGTGYRGRTGVYELLVMDDVLREGVIRRAPRAEMREAARRAGMTPMRADGWARVKDGITTVEEVLRVVQE